In Sus scrofa isolate TJ Tabasco breed Duroc chromosome 12, Sscrofa11.1, whole genome shotgun sequence, the DNA window GCTCAACTCCTCCCagcccacccctggcctggagacCCTCAATCTCACAACCCACGTTCAGCCTGGCTGCAGCGAGCCCTGcatcccaagatgctgctgagtGATGGCTGACGCCCTCAGCGCCTGGCAGTAAAGAACGCAGGCTGGGCTGTGTCCTCAGCATTCACTTGCCTCCAGATTTTATCAGATATTGAGGCAGACCAGTTGGCCTAGATGTGGAAAACCTGCCTCTCatcataatggaaagaaaatcaagactttttaaatggttatttCGCTAAGTAACCATTGGATTCATTTGGGCAGAGAACGTCATCTCTAATCAAAACAGTACTGAAATCTACAAGACCTCAGACTCCACTTTCCTGATCATGTGGCTTCTTGGATCCCATTTCTTGGACGGGTGTTTTCCTAGAGGGAAATTAATTTCTTGATGGGTTTTCCAATAAACTTTACTTGTGTGGTGAGATGTGTTCTTCATTTATGTTAGAGGTTTGGGTATGTTTCTTTCATTGAAGAAAGGTAATGCTAAgataatccttttatttatttatttattttaaagcatctcAGAGGAATGATGGAAACTAGCTTATTAACACGGCTTGCTAACTTTAAAAGTGCTGGCTTGCTAACTTTAAAGTGtgtatcttctcttttcttcctcaaataAATACAATTTGAGGGTGAGCCAACGTTTATTTGCCCATCCTTTGCCAGGTATATCACTCTATTCACTCATCTGACTCTTAAAACAGCATAAGAGATGAGGAAAATGCAGTTTTAAGAGTGAGTCAATACTCGCAAAGTTGCAAAGTTAGTTGCTAAGGAAACCAGGATTCAACTCCTTGCACGTCTGCCTTTcattctgtaattatttttttattttttgtctttttagggccccaccccgaggcatatggaggttcccaggctaggggtcaaattggaactgcagccactggcctgccccagagccacggcaactcgggatccaggccaattctttgacctacaccacggctcacggcaacgccagatccttaacccactgagcaaggccagggatcgaacctgcatcctcagggatgctagtcagattcgtttcctctgaaccacaatgacaggaactcctaaataaacatgtttttaaatgttttccttgtgCTTTTGGTCTCATACAGGGGGAGGATTTCTTAGAGGATCCCATAGGCTTATGAACAGCTCAGCTTTGAATGAAAAGAACTTGGAAGCCATGGGAAGATGGGCCTTGACCTAGGATAAGGTCAACAAAGGATTTAGTCCATTCACTTGGCCATTATTTCTGGAGTGcctccccagggccaggctccAAACCCACACTAAGAGTATAAAGACAGAAGAAATGTTATTACCTAAAATGCCCTCGAGTTTCTCTCAAATCTGGTGAAGGAGACAGACAAGTTTTTGCAGTCACAAAATCTGGGTGTTTGTGGTATGAATGTAATGATAATGCCCTgtgattgctgctgtggtgcccgGCAAGCCTGCAGAAGGAGTCCCCGGATTCATTTGGTGACTCAGCGTCAGGGTGAGGGGAAGTTACCGAAAGCCTGCAAGCTCTCCAGGCTCAGCATTAAAAGGTGACAAGGCAGGAGAGGTGGGAAGAGCTGTTTCAGACGCAACAGCAGCTCAGTAACTCCCAGATGCAGTGAAGCGGGGAGAGGCTGAGGCACGGAGAGAGAAGCacctccccactcctgccccgTGCAGAGGGGTTCAGGCTGAACCCTTGAAGCAATGAGATTTGAAGCAAGAGACTAACAATCatacttcccttttcctttctatttctttttattatcaatCTTTAATTTGCATCTTCATGGTCACAGATAGCTTCATTGACTATAGAAAAGTGTAATTAAAACTGGGCaagttcgtgtgtgtgtgtgtgtgtgtatatagatttTTAAACACTTTGAAAATCTACCATCTCATCAAGAATTACCATGTTTTTCCTGCATTTCCTTAAAGGAAAAGGGCACCctttgtttctaaaaataaaatatgctcagTATCTCTGAcgtatactttattttattctattttgtctttttgccatttcttgggccgctcctgcagcatatggaggttcccaggctaagggtcgaatcagagctgtagccaccggcctacgccagagccacagcaacgcaggatccaagcagcatctgcaacctacaccgcagctcacagcaacgctggatccttaacccactgagccaaggccagggatcgaacccgccacctcacggttccaagtcggattcgttaaccactgagccacgacgggaactccgtctctgacatacactttaaacttacatTTTAAACCACATAAAAGGTAGCTCACTCCTAAGAGAtcatatgtttatgtttttagtCAAGTCAGTCACCAGGCCATAGAAGGCAAGTTATCTCATCTCTCTAGAACTCACTCCCCTAATTTGTAAACTAAGGACTATTCCCAGGTGTTGGAGATCATTGCAGAGAAAATGTCAATAAAGTACTGCAAGGCTTTCCAATAAGAGAGAGTTTATTCATAAACTCGATATTTTACAACCTTCTAAACTGTAACCCTGAATCTAATTTCCAATGTAAAAACGTACTATTCCACATCAAATAGGAACAATTCCTTTATCCTTAAAAGGTTTACTCAGAATAATATGCATTCTAAATAAGACTGTTATTTTTCTGCCATGAAATTCTAATTGTGAGAGTCTGCAAACCCCTTTATGATGCTTTTCTTAAAACGTCAAAataatttccttctgttttttattttatttttttgtctttttgctatttcttgggccgctcccacggcatatggaagttcccaggctaggggtccaatcggagctgtagccactggcctatgccagagccacagcaacgcaggatccgacgcaggatccgagccgcatctgcaacctacaccacagctcacggcaaagccagatcattaacccaatgagcaaagggagggaccaaaccctcaacctcatggttcctagtcggatttgttaaccactgtgccactacgggaactcccttctgtttattttttgctcttggAACTCAATTGTTTTCCTTCCTATCATAAATTATAGCAACAGTAATTTataataatccattgtgtatacgcTAAACCTCCCACCAGACTCTAAAGTCCATGAAAGCAGAGACAATGTTTATTTTGCTCCCTGCTGTGCATCCACCACTTACCACAGTGCCTCGCACAGGGCAACTGTTCaataaatgcatgttgaattatttcttagatactgaaaaaaatattaatcagtCCAGAGTAAAAGGGTGAGCAATTTTGCAGGTATTCACACAAAAATCAATCCGAGAGGAATCTAGGGACCTTAGCAGAGATCGTGAACCCCTTCTTGCAAGAACCGTTGAGAGTTTTtcttaatttgaaatttattggagttcccatcatggctcagtggttaacggatctgactaggaaccatgaagttgcaggttcgatccctggcctcgctcagtgggttaaggatccggcgttgccatgagctgtggtgtacattgaagacgtggctcggatcctgcgttgctgtggctgtggcataggctggggtctacagctctgattcaacccctagcctgggaacctccacatgccacgggagccaccatagaaaaggaaaaaaagaccaaaaaaaatgtattcatttctatGCCAGTCATGTTCTCTAACCATAGGTGTGAACTGGTAGATTAATATCTGCTATTTCCTATAAGgttgctctttttcctcctttcaactattttttcttctttgcactaTGTTTCCTCCCCTTTCTCTTGCCCTGAGTTTGCTCTGGGACGCGCTCAGATAATGGCCATGATCACATATCTCTGAATGGCACTTTATGGTTGTCTGTGGACTTGAATCCATTTTTAGCTCCTGCGAGCCTCACAATGGTATTCAGAGGGGAAGAAGGCAAATGGAAAGACCCCTATTTTGCAGAGGAGAGAGGTGAGGCTTCAAAAGTGCATTGCCTGCCCTAACAAGAAGTGACCAGCAATACCTGGAAAAGGGCTCTCATAACCCTGAATGTAGCCCTTCTGAATCTACACCATCTCCCGAAAAAACCACACAGGGCTTCCCGCCACTGTGCACTGAGATACAAGAATACCTAAAGGAAGTGAGAAGGCTTGAAGGATGGGTGAGTCACAGTTGAGGGGAAATTGGCTTGAGTTGTCAGGACAACCCTGGACAGGAGCCCACTCTGCGCTCCCTCTTACAGAAGGCGCCAAGCCTGACGCTTCAGCCGTCTACTGGAACTAGAAGCCAGTCTCTACTATCTGGGGAgaaaatgcaggacactggggaaaacaacagcaacaacaataacagtgAACAAGGTCAAATGTGGACCAATTAGTTTAGGTCCTTAACTTCactatctttttctgtttttctttttcttttttgtagctgcacccaaggcctatggaaaTTTCCAAACAAGGGACTGAGTCCGAGCCACAGctggctgcaacctatgccacagctgcagcaacaccagatctgttaACCCACCGcattggccagggatcaaaccagagcctctgaagcaacccgagccactgcagttggagttttaacccactgcatcacggCAGGAACCCCCTTTACTTCACTTTCCACTAGTAGCAATATTAGTATCTCTGTCCTTAATTATTCTTTTACTTATTATatagaaataagttaaaaatccaactttcagagttcctgtcgtggctcagcagttaacgaacccgactagcacccatgaggacacgggttcgatccctggcctcgctcagtgggttaaggatctggcattgccgtgagctgtggtgtagcttgcagatgcagcttggatcccacgttgctgctgcggctctgatgtaggccagcagctacagctccgattggacccctagcctgggaacctccgtatgctacgggtttggccctaaaaagacaaaaaaaaaaaaaaaaatcaactttccaATTCTTAGCAGAGAAGAAAACGAAGCAAGCTTGTTCTCACTAGAAAGATAAATGGACAATGCACGAATGTTCAAACCCAAcagttataaaagaaatacaaatactacaataataaaatttcatttttcaccCACCAAATTGGGAAACACTTTTCAAATAACAGATCCACCATAAGCATAGGGAAACAGGAATTCTCAAACAGAGTTGCTAGGAATacataatagggaaaaaaaaaaaaaggtaaatagacCCATTTCTGGAGAGCAGTATGGCAATGAATATCAGAAGCCTTAAAATATCACTCCTTAATGTTTGGTCCAATAATTCCACCCAGTAATTACTCTCGTTTCTGAAGTGATCAGGAAAGTGAATGAAGATTTATAGACAATAGTAACTATGGCCACAATTATCATAAAGTTGCAAATAGCTTAAATGATGAAAAAGATAAGATTTTTAGGCAACTTAGAAATACAGTTTTACAATGAACACTAGGAAATACTAAAAATAACGTTATCAAATATACTTAAGAATACAAGATAATGAAAATGTATATGTTTAAGCAAAAAGGCAAGTTATACGACAGTAGGCACAATATGATTCCAAGgagagttctctggtagctcagagggttaaggacccggagTTATCACTACTggggcccaggtttgatccctggccccggaaattccacatgccgagAGTGTAGCCAAAGatagatatgatatatatattatatattttatatatatatatgtaactcctgtgatttaataaaatgataaacaaatgtatagaaaaatgaCCAGAGGGATATATGGAAACATTAGTAGAGAATTTCTCCTGATGATAAAATTATGGATGATTTGTCTTCTTTATACCTTTCTATGTAGTTCAGAgttttaaatgaatacataatatGTGATGATAAAGACTGGAAAAATAGCGTATTTCCCCATATTAATGTAATTTTGATCTTCAGAAGTACCCAGACTAAACTAATACAATATTCCATATCGATGACACATCGAttaaaaattagataattttttaaagacccAAAAGCTAAAAGAGAGTTACTGAAACGAGGTTCTTCTCTTTAAAACAAGAATACTTCATCAGACCAACGGGTCATGAGAATAAAAACTGAGCAGCACCAGAGAAGAGACCTACATACTACAGGCACACATCACGCATATTCCCGTCAGGGCTGGTGTTGGAATTATAATAGCAGAAGCCTTCAGTGATACCTCATAAAGCTTGTGTTCCAGTGACAAATAGCAAGAGTAATCAGTTCCGATTTAGCAATGAACTCAAATAAAGGTTAATTAGGAAACTAGAGACTCTTTACAAGCCTCTAAATGTCAAACCAATCAAAGGATAATGGGTGCACTAACACAAACAAGAACCAGGAAAGAAGCCTTCTGGTTGGACCAACACCCACTGGAGAGGATATATAAGAGCTCCAGAGCAAAAGAGAGACATTCACATCTCAGAAGAAGTCCCAGCTTTCTTTAAATCAAACCGATCAAAAACACAGTTTCCCAACACCATGGCCTGCTGTGTTGCCCGATGCTGCAGCGTCCCCACCGGCCCCGCCACCACCATCTGCTCCTCTGACAAATTCTGCCGGTGTGGAGTCTGCCTGCCCAGCACCTGCCCCCACACGACTTGGCTATTGGAGCCAATCTGCTGTGACaactgccccccaccctgccacaTCCCTCAGCCCTGTGTGCCCACCTGCTTCCTGCTCAACTCCTCCCagcccacccctggcctggagacCCTCAATCTTACAACCTACGTTCAGCCCGGCGGCAGTGAGCCCTGcatcccaagatgctgctgagtGATGACTGCTTTGCTCGGAGCCTGATGTGGAACGAGTCAACCCAGAAGCTCTAGTATTCACCTGTCTCGGTACCTGCAACAAATGTGGCTCCACTTTCAATGCTGGAACAAGGATGGCACTCTCATTGACAACctccataaaaaagaaaccaagagatTTTCAATGGCCATGGATCAGAGATCAGTAAACTAGGGCAATTGGAATAGGTGGATGCTCATAGACTTGCCAAAGTTGCTTGATTCCTTCATGTGAAAGTGTATCTTTCTTTGGGTGCTTTGGGAATTCTGTTTCCAGTCTTGAATGGTATCTTTCTGGAAATTGAGGAACTTCTTCATGATTATCCTAATAAATTTTACATCTCTGGCATAGCACAAATGTCTATAgttacttctgtttatttttgttaattcatTGAGTGTATTTCTTGAATCCAAAGGTCTGCATTTTAAGAAATGAGAACATCTGAAAAATCGAAAAGGGTGCTTTTATTGTTCTTGTTGTTTCAAGAAACCTAAATGGCTTTGCATATAAAATGGTCCAGTATATCGGCATAGCTTCTCTGACTTTCTGCCCCAAAAATGGTTTAAGGTAAGaccaaatatgaaataataaatcaaCTAACCCAGATGTGCCTGATCTgtttttgcaaaaaaataaaataataataacaatatcaTCCATTCAATAAGCAtactaaaaatctattttattgtcCCTGCTAAAAATAAGCTGACTGTCTGGAGGATGAGGCAGATACATACACAATACCCTCTCATTCCCTCATACAACTGATCATTATTAATTGAATGCCAGGCATGgtattatgataaaaatataagtgCTCTACCAGTAGCATTAATAAACTTCTGTGGTACCACAAAAGTGAGAACCATTAAGAAATCAAGATAGCTGCCCcaaagataaagaagagaaagacatagTCAAGGACAAATTGACTGAAGCTGGAGATCAAAAGACTATGATAAAGAAGACGCTGCCAAAGAGAGACTGGGCAGTGGTGTTAGGTCACCAACTGAGCATGGgagcagagaagcaggaaagaatTAAAAGGGGAATACTGAGGTTTGCTGCAGACATGGCAAGACACAAGTGGCATATCTAAATGAAGTCCAGGCAGCTGGAATTTGCACAGTAGGGTTCTAGGAGGATGAGGTATGAGGGAAGGAGCAAAGGTCTATGGAAAAGATCTGCTCAAGTACTTGCAAAAGGCTGCGTTGCGTGCACACAGGATGAAATTCCAAGATGCTAGCATAGAATGGCTGCTGGGGGATAAAGAGCTGAGTGGAAATACAAGAAGTCATTCAAGTCTAAAAGACTTTGAAGTTCCAGGCTTTCTGGAGCAGGCAAAGCTCTTTGAGTCCCTTAGACATTCAGTCGTATTCCAGAAGAGTAAGGAGCCTTATGAAAAGAGTAAGGATCACAGTCCCGAGTAAAGAACACACTAAATTACACCTGTCCCAGAAAAAGCTAAACCCACGCCTAAGGatcaagagaaaaatgatatCTAACCTCTGCTCAGTCAAACCTCATCTTTAAGGTcctgaaagtgaaaaaaagtgtTAATCAGAATTCTAATACCTTGCAAAATAGCCTTCAAAActtgaaaggaaagcaaaaatatttttagataaacAACACTGATTAAAAATGTCTGAAGATTTATACTGTGAAAAACACTAAAGAatagtctttttctttaaaagaataattatatcAAATGAAATCTCAGACCTACAGGAAGCATAAAAGAATCCTGGAGATGGTCAATTTAGCAGAACTGCAGAGACTGTATTGCCAAGTAACATATACTTTCTCCTGGATAATCAGCCCATGAAAAATACGCTGAAGATTTGAAAAgtcacttcacaaaagaagatatccaaatggccaataaatacatgaaaagttgctcGACATCATTAGTCAAAAGAATGTAAATTAAACTGTAACACTTAAACGTGAcccaaaaaatcattttaattataaatgtctGACAATACCACATGTTGGTGAAGATACGGAGGAACTAAATCTCTCAAATGTTATTgtcaagaatgtaaaatggtataattaTATTGGGGGAAAATCTAGTAACATCCTTTTTGTAAAATTGTTTGGCTGTGTCCAcattatgcagaagttcctgggccaggaattgaacccatgccacagtagtgacctgagcctcagcagtgacaatgccagatccttaacccctggaaCCTATGGGTGGACAATCAAGACGtggattattttttcaaagaaacttttCCTTTGACTCTAGGTCACTGTGGGATCATAACTTTCCTGTGGATATTTATAACTTTCAAGTATGTTTTTGAAACTTTGAACTCATGTCCTTTGCAGAACTGCATCTTATACCATTGGCACACTAAGAATTTTAAGCACAAGTGTTGAAATATTAAGAGAACTACTAAAATCAAACCCAACtctgctcagagttcccactgtggctcagtggtaatgaacctgactagtctctgtgagaattTGGGTTCCATCTcttgcctcactcaatgggttaagtatctggcattgctgtgagc includes these proteins:
- the LOC110256009 gene encoding keratin-associated protein 3-2 encodes the protein MACCVARCCSVPTGPATTICSSDKFCRCGVCLPSTCPHTTWLLEPICCDNCPPPCHIPQPCVPTCFLLNSSQPTPGLETLNLTTYVQPGGSEPCIPRCC